In Fluviispira sanaruensis, a genomic segment contains:
- a CDS encoding HD domain-containing protein — MGLISGWKGYSIVDKNTSSLTFIGKIRDSLHDTIPFTEAEKIIIDRPEFQRLRRINQTAFTQYAFPGASHSRFEHSLGVMHVAGLVLNSIIANQRRMLSALNSAYQATPKHICENLWEYEKTNGSLSSTDKALNFLEQSVYLSQCLRFAALLHDCGHAPFSHSGERFMMSWKNFENNIDSLKLPDWLAKSLHKKIHKFKKQNVNFLELNIRHEVYTLLIIAKIFNFDSEFLTAEMGQDICAVLDLSVEPHPENDLAKSGLRNLLHEIVSGEVDADRMDYLLRDSRECGIVYGYFDLGRILDSVGFYLNTKTSQYHLAMRRSGVSAFEDYLRARWSMYQQVYFHKTVTACEAMLQHVNKQISGFTLPIQIDEYLKLDDHTFVPYLKEKYADKITDYLSNILNDLVYNRKLWKRVYEEFIPKTSYRTTPSLCPAIVGFLKEIGCPSEIIENSTNLTRFSPKGREESSKNNFKIIIKDVHSLRYLEPVENHSTLINRIDEEVVIRRIYISRFNESIENIQSDEIQKRISDKIINPDEN; from the coding sequence ATGGGACTTATTTCAGGTTGGAAGGGGTATTCTATAGTTGATAAAAACACATCTAGCCTCACATTTATCGGAAAAATTCGAGATTCTCTGCATGATACGATACCATTTACCGAAGCTGAAAAAATAATCATAGATCGCCCAGAATTTCAAAGACTTAGACGTATAAATCAAACAGCATTCACTCAATATGCTTTTCCAGGAGCTTCACACTCTCGTTTTGAGCATTCTTTGGGAGTTATGCATGTGGCAGGTCTTGTTCTCAACTCAATAATCGCCAATCAACGCAGAATGCTTTCTGCACTCAATTCAGCTTATCAAGCAACACCTAAACACATCTGCGAAAACCTTTGGGAGTACGAAAAAACCAATGGCTCCCTCAGCTCAACAGATAAAGCTCTGAATTTTCTAGAACAAAGTGTCTATCTCTCTCAATGCCTACGCTTTGCTGCTCTTCTCCATGATTGTGGCCATGCCCCTTTCAGTCATTCAGGAGAGCGGTTTATGATGTCTTGGAAGAATTTTGAAAACAATATAGATTCTTTAAAACTCCCTGATTGGCTGGCTAAGTCATTGCATAAAAAGATCCATAAATTTAAAAAACAAAACGTAAATTTCTTAGAATTAAATATTCGCCATGAGGTATATACTCTTCTAATTATTGCTAAAATATTTAATTTTGATAGCGAATTCCTCACAGCAGAAATGGGGCAAGACATTTGTGCCGTTTTAGACTTATCTGTAGAGCCCCATCCAGAAAACGACCTAGCGAAAAGTGGTTTAAGAAACCTCTTACATGAAATAGTGAGCGGAGAAGTCGACGCAGACAGGATGGATTATCTTTTACGAGATTCTAGAGAGTGTGGAATAGTTTATGGTTATTTTGATTTAGGCCGCATTTTAGACTCCGTTGGTTTCTACTTAAATACCAAAACATCACAGTATCACTTAGCCATGCGCAGAAGCGGCGTTTCAGCCTTTGAAGATTATTTACGGGCACGTTGGAGCATGTATCAACAAGTCTATTTTCACAAAACGGTCACTGCCTGTGAAGCGATGCTTCAACATGTTAACAAACAAATATCTGGTTTCACTTTACCGATACAAATAGACGAATATTTAAAATTAGATGATCATACTTTTGTCCCGTATTTAAAAGAAAAATATGCCGATAAAATCACGGATTATTTAAGCAATATTTTGAACGATCTCGTCTACAATCGAAAACTTTGGAAGAGAGTATATGAAGAATTTATACCTAAAACTTCATATCGTACAACCCCATCTCTCTGTCCAGCTATTGTTGGATTTCTAAAAGAAATTGGCTGCCCATCAGAAATAATTGAAAACAGCACCAATTTAACTCGATTTTCACCAAAAGGAAGAGAAGAGTCCTCGAAAAATAATTTCAAAATTATCATAAAAGATGTTCACTCGCTTCGTTATTTGGAACCAGTAGAGAATCATAGCACACTTATCAATCGTATTGATGAAGAGGTTGTCATCAGAAGAATATATATCTCTCGCTTTAATGAAAGTATTGAAAATATACAGTCTGATGAAATCCAAAAGAGAATATCAGATAAAATAATAAACCCTGACGAAAATTAA
- a CDS encoding CarD family transcriptional regulator, which produces MNAEKFYDFTVGQKAVYPCHGVGTIENIEECSIGGAQQDFYVLKIHSTGAKVMVPTRAAKTVGLRSVISLPDVEKVFQILQSPSKKSTATWNRRFRALNDKLNTGDLVEIAEVLRDLSSLSSDKELSFGEKKMLERARNMLVSEISVARGEEKSVIEHELNHILFAI; this is translated from the coding sequence ATGAATGCTGAAAAATTCTATGATTTTACTGTTGGTCAAAAAGCTGTTTATCCTTGCCATGGTGTTGGAACAATAGAAAACATTGAAGAATGCAGTATTGGTGGGGCTCAGCAGGATTTTTACGTTTTAAAAATCCATTCTACGGGTGCGAAAGTCATGGTGCCTACACGTGCTGCAAAAACAGTAGGACTTCGTTCCGTCATTTCTCTTCCAGATGTAGAAAAAGTTTTTCAAATCTTGCAATCTCCTTCAAAAAAGTCGACTGCAACTTGGAATCGTCGTTTTAGAGCTTTAAATGATAAGTTAAACACTGGCGATCTTGTTGAAATTGCAGAAGTTTTAAGAGATCTGTCCTCTCTTAGCTCCGACAAAGAGCTTTCTTTTGGCGAAAAGAAAATGCTTGAACGCGCTCGTAATATGCTCGTTTCGGAAATCTCTGTTGCCCGTGGCGAAGAAAAAAGTGTGATAGAACACGAGTTAAATCATATACTTTTCGCGATTTAA